The Mycoplasmopsis equigenitalium genome contains a region encoding:
- a CDS encoding FAD synthase produces the protein MDIYKYGSDYEFKNPVFILGSFESLHIGHYELILAAKKFGKQTVMMIFDDPDVMPNKSKEKFIQLEVRLQQIADLGIDNVILVEFSKVKHLPGQVFLDMLFKKQKPVIVCGADFKFGSDLLDVNYLKKYYETVVCDLQLVKGHKISTSIIKEQIPMGFVEFANKLLVKDYAIKIRLESGFSFKWSDILKLHYGIYAATIEINDFMYYCVLHVDMNQNQHLKFLDFDAKEEAIINADYILNIHQEIRLISNQRLDKISSVDLQNAKAYFVAKIKENNA, from the coding sequence ATGGACATTTACAAGTATGGTAGCGATTATGAATTTAAAAACCCAGTATTTATACTGGGTTCTTTTGAATCGCTTCACATTGGTCATTATGAGTTAATTTTAGCTGCTAAAAAATTTGGCAAACAAACTGTAATGATGATTTTTGACGATCCGGATGTAATGCCTAATAAGTCGAAAGAAAAGTTTATACAACTTGAAGTTCGTTTGCAACAAATTGCTGATTTAGGAATTGACAATGTTATTTTGGTTGAGTTTAGTAAGGTTAAACATCTACCTGGACAAGTGTTTCTAGATATGTTATTTAAAAAACAAAAACCAGTTATTGTTTGTGGTGCTGATTTTAAATTTGGCAGCGACTTACTAGATGTTAATTATTTAAAAAAATATTATGAAACAGTTGTTTGCGATCTTCAGTTAGTTAAAGGACATAAAATTTCTACATCAATTATTAAGGAACAAATTCCAATGGGTTTTGTTGAATTTGCCAACAAATTACTGGTTAAAGATTATGCAATTAAAATTAGGCTTGAAAGTGGTTTTAGTTTTAAATGAAGTGATATTTTAAAACTGCACTATGGGATTTACGCCGCGACTATCGAGATTAATGATTTTATGTATTACTGTGTTTTACATGTTGATATGAATCAAAATCAACATCTTAAGTTTCTTGATTTTGATGCCAAAGAAGAAGCGATTATTAATGCTGATTACATTTTAAATATTCACCAAGAAATTCGACTCATTTCTAATCAAAGATTAGATAAAATTAGTAGTGTAGATTTACAAAATGCCAAAGCATATTTTGTTGCAAAAATAAAGGAGAACAATGCTTAA
- the alaS gene encoding alanine--tRNA ligase: protein MLNSKQIRTMWLEFFKSKDHLIVEPKSLIPIKDNSLLWINSGVATLKDYFSGKKKPPHPRLTNSQKAIRTNDIENVGVTTRHHTFFEMLGNFSIGDYFKKEAIAWGAEFVIKHLKLSPEKIYVTYFKEDLETRDLWIKHGIDPIHMVPGDKKTNFWEHGLGPCGPNTEIFYDRGEKFDKRGVELIAHDIDNDRFIEIWNIVFSTFNHLGDGKYTELKQKNIDTGAGLERIVSIMQDAPTNYDTDLFIPIIKEIEKLTPYKYDINNYFTKEKEQAQINTSFKIIADHMRTVANAIGDGASVSNIGRGYIIRRLIRRSYYQSFILKIKDKTFLYKLIKTIKETLPFEYDVKKVESVVKNEELLFAKTIEKGRKLLLDLIAAKKVINEKTVFQLYETYGFPFELTIEILKEYNIEVDAKKLENEKAIHADKSRNKQVSGMTKAINSLALVSRKISEFTGYETMEGKAKILFMADAEKEISSSKDKCYLILDRTPFYATSGGQNHDNGYMLQADNKIQILDVFKDKNNNHVHFVKGVVKKDLPLECFVDKERRYGMMRNHSSTHIVFSIMRQVLGNHIVQLGSDITDERFTFDFPSERKLTKAEIDKIEEKFKEFIEKDIKRDYHVITLNEAKKQNVYMTLEEMEYMNPNAVRMVDFKEITKDLCGGTHVPNTGFIEAFKIVSVEKKQAGVYRLRAITTNKLVDKYYKDSLQNVNQELDVLKEKITKFDSKFKFKNFNNKDQKQQLLALENYLEELKNELVKLSKLEAKKHENLELEFKTKNIGGKEVVYSFEVPAQVLNVQAATQREKHKNSIVILGSKQESGMILCVGSHLVDSNKLLQKIFAKTNGKGGGNAIFAIGKLSDDSNLLKVIESAVKDA from the coding sequence ATGCTTAATTCAAAACAAATTCGTACAATGTGACTAGAATTTTTTAAATCAAAAGATCACTTGATTGTGGAACCTAAAAGTTTGATTCCGATCAAAGATAATTCGCTTTTATGAATTAACTCTGGTGTTGCCACATTAAAAGATTATTTTTCAGGTAAGAAAAAACCACCACATCCTCGTTTGACAAACTCGCAAAAAGCGATTCGTACTAACGATATTGAAAATGTGGGGGTAACAACTAGACACCACACATTTTTTGAAATGCTTGGTAATTTTTCAATTGGTGACTATTTTAAAAAAGAAGCAATTGCTTGAGGTGCCGAATTTGTTATTAAGCACTTAAAGTTATCGCCAGAAAAGATTTATGTAACATACTTTAAAGAAGATTTAGAAACACGCGATCTTTGAATTAAGCACGGAATCGATCCAATTCATATGGTACCAGGTGATAAAAAAACTAACTTTTGGGAACATGGCTTAGGCCCTTGCGGACCAAACACCGAGATCTTTTACGACCGTGGTGAAAAATTTGACAAACGGGGTGTTGAGTTAATTGCACATGATATTGATAATGATCGTTTTATTGAAATTTGAAACATTGTTTTTTCAACTTTTAATCATTTAGGTGATGGTAAATATACCGAACTTAAGCAAAAAAATATCGATACAGGCGCTGGTTTAGAACGGATTGTTTCGATTATGCAAGATGCTCCAACTAACTACGATACTGATTTGTTTATTCCGATTATTAAAGAAATTGAAAAGCTCACACCTTATAAATACGATATAAATAATTACTTTACCAAGGAAAAAGAACAAGCTCAAATTAATACCTCATTTAAGATTATTGCTGATCATATGCGAACCGTGGCTAATGCTATAGGTGATGGCGCTAGTGTAAGCAACATAGGTCGTGGTTACATTATTCGTCGTTTAATTCGTCGTAGTTATTACCAATCATTTATTTTAAAAATTAAAGATAAAACATTCCTTTATAAGTTGATTAAAACAATTAAAGAAACACTGCCATTTGAGTATGATGTAAAAAAGGTTGAAAGTGTTGTTAAAAATGAAGAATTACTTTTTGCCAAGACAATCGAGAAAGGCCGTAAGTTGCTTCTTGATTTAATTGCAGCAAAGAAGGTTATCAATGAAAAAACTGTTTTTCAACTTTACGAAACTTATGGTTTTCCTTTTGAGTTAACTATTGAAATTTTAAAAGAATATAACATCGAAGTTGATGCTAAAAAGCTGGAAAATGAAAAAGCAATCCACGCTGACAAGTCACGTAATAAACAAGTTAGTGGTATGACAAAAGCGATTAATTCACTTGCTTTAGTAAGTCGAAAAATATCAGAATTTACTGGTTATGAAACTATGGAAGGCAAGGCTAAAATTTTATTTATGGCTGACGCTGAAAAAGAAATTTCTAGCTCAAAAGACAAGTGTTATTTAATTCTTGATCGAACACCATTTTATGCAACAAGTGGTGGACAAAATCATGACAATGGTTATATGCTGCAAGCTGACAATAAAATTCAGATTCTTGATGTGTTTAAGGATAAGAATAATAATCATGTTCACTTTGTTAAAGGAGTTGTTAAAAAAGACCTACCGCTTGAGTGTTTTGTAGATAAAGAACGTCGTTATGGGATGATGCGAAATCACTCATCAACCCACATTGTTTTTTCAATTATGCGTCAAGTTTTAGGCAATCACATTGTGCAACTTGGAAGTGATATAACTGACGAAAGATTTACATTTGACTTTCCGAGTGAACGTAAATTAACGAAAGCAGAAATTGATAAAATTGAAGAAAAATTCAAGGAATTTATTGAAAAAGATATTAAACGTGATTACCATGTAATAACGCTTAATGAGGCTAAAAAACAAAATGTCTATATGACACTTGAAGAGATGGAATATATGAATCCTAACGCTGTACGGATGGTTGATTTCAAGGAAATTACTAAAGATTTATGTGGCGGAACACACGTACCTAATACAGGTTTTATTGAAGCATTTAAGATTGTTTCGGTTGAGAAAAAACAAGCGGGCGTATATCGTTTAAGAGCAATAACTACTAACAAACTTGTTGATAAATACTATAAAGACTCGCTTCAAAATGTAAATCAAGAACTAGATGTTTTAAAAGAAAAAATTACAAAGTTTGATAGTAAATTTAAATTTAAAAATTTCAATAACAAGGATCAAAAACAACAACTTTTAGCCTTGGAAAATTACTTAGAAGAACTAAAAAATGAACTCGTTAAGCTAAGTAAATTAGAAGCTAAAAAACACGAAAATCTTGAACTAGAATTTAAGACTAAAAATATCGGCGGTAAAGAAGTTGTTTATAGCTTTGAAGTACCAGCGCAAGTTCTAAACGTACAAGCCGCAACCCAACGCGAAAAACACAAAAATAGTATTGTTATTTTAGGAAGTAAACAAGAATCAGGAATGATTTTATGCGTTGGCTCGCATCTTGTTGATTCAAATAAATTACTTCAAAAAATCTTTGCCAAAACTAATGGCAAGGGTGGTGGTAATGCAATCTTTGCAATAGGTAAATTAAGCGATGACTCTAATTTATTAAAGGTAATTGAAAGTGCGGTAAAAGATGCGTAA